A window from Mytilus galloprovincialis chromosome 8, xbMytGall1.hap1.1, whole genome shotgun sequence encodes these proteins:
- the LOC143043747 gene encoding uncharacterized protein LOC143043747 produces the protein MNTVKDNFISSKDMITITSGSFGEGLEMRGSDFDVMHVSTSTEVIEDEKTRLHPSILLRMETDDVKPGFTQLVLKSNSFQIFQHCEVHNGKHYVSSTLFKHYLLDNKDDEKDDYIIHGPCLADKAGQFDSLFCFQCKTWISQASQWISRSNNSWPSYNVKQSILKHGVLFVPIGVKGSPTEDIEWRISFSVGEKMLVSTFTHAQLLCYALMKILLKDVIASYTECADLLCSYFVKTIIFWVSEELPKSVWKPENLIDCFMHCFSRLIYCVNYSVCLHYFIPENNMFEYKIEGRTREILLNKLYTLQSYGWRCVLFSDQLSNFHVSIRMNHIKPHKLHAIEVAKTLSSKLTFISNVLKEPYAKKTTYSYKRKIHQIVCCDQTSLKYIYTYYLSVSCARFAQAIPLDSTRSNKHQYKQYNSCLCNLLQNVYHDSVSGWLMIASFFYKTKQYNKALHILEYSLSKCTPEKLYYFMDMSDSHYQLLELKSFQEKSIVRLWKTMLVDFIKFDRNSCLIPNELQMEVENGPCNISSIVYAYFLKLLCHYHFNDVRQYQDCLTTLILVADTYCIEKIEEFQVRYYNILGIAFQLLGDHNAARIAFKQSFEISPSHIFNTSYKRLSLMTSL, from the coding sequence ATGAATACTGTCAAAGATAATTTCATAAGCAGCAAGGATATGATAACTATCACAAGTGGAAGTTTTGGAGAAGGGCTTGAGATGAGAGGTAGTGATTTTGATGTGATGCATGTATCAACAAGTACCGAGGTTATTGAAGATGAAAAAACACGACTTCATCCAAGTATATTATTAAGAATGGAAACTGACGATGTAAAACCTGGTTTCACGCAATTGGTACTAAAATCAAATTCTTTCCAAATTTTTCAACACTGTGAAGTACATAATGGAAAACATTATGTATCGAGCACTCTATTTAAACATTACCTATTAGATAATAAAGATGATGAAAAAGATGACTACATAATCCATGGACCGTGTTTAGCGGACAAAGCCGGACAATTTGACAGTCTCTTTTGCTTTCAGTGTAAAACATGGATATCACAAGCATCACAGTGGATATCAAGATCAAATAACTCATGGCCAAGTTATAATGTCAAACAAAGTATTTTAAAACATGGAGTACTTTTTGTACCAATTGGAGTTAAGGGATCGCCAACAGAAGATATAGAATGGCGAATATCTTTTTCTGTTGGTGAGAAAATGCTAGTTAGCACTTTTACACATGCACAATTATTATGCTATGCCCTCATGAAAATCCTTTTGAAAGATGTAATAGCATCCTACACCGAATGTGCAGATTTACTCtgttcatattttgtgaaaacaATAATTTTCTGGGTATCAGAGGAATTACCAAAATCCGTATGGAAACCTGAAAATCTTATAGACTGCTTTATGCATTGCTTTAGTAGGCTTATTTATTGTGTGAACTATTCAGTTTGCTTGCATTACTTTATTCcagaaaacaacatgtttgaGTACAAAATAGAAGGTCGCACCCGTGAAATACTTCTCAACAAACTATATACCCTCCAAAGTTATGGTTGGCGGTGCGTCTTATTTTCAGATCAATTATCTAACTTTCATGTATCAATAAGGATGAATCACATCAAACCACATAAATTGCATGCGATTGAAGTTGCAAAAACACTGAGTTCCAAATtaacttttatttcaaatgtattaaaAGAACCTTATGCTAAGAAGACAACGTATTCatacaaaagaaaaatacatcaaataGTTTGCTGTGACCAAACCTcactaaaatacatttatacataCTACTTGTCAGTAAGTTGCGCACGATTTGCGCAAGCTATTCCACTTGACAGTACTAGAAGTAATAaacatcaatacaaacaatacaattccTGTCTTTGTAATCTGCTACAGAATGTCTATCATGACTCTGTATCCGGATGGCTGATGATAGCTTCGTTTTTCTATAAGACGAAACAATATAACAAAGCGTTACACATCCTAGAGTATTCTTTATCCAAATGTACTCCCGAAAAACTATATTACTTCATGGATATGTCGGACAGTCATTACCAATTGCTCGAACTGAAATCATTCCAGGAGAAAAGTATAGTTCGATTATGGAAAACAATGCTTGtagatttcataaaatttgacagAAACTCTTGTTTGATAccaaatgaactacaaatggaaGTTGAAAATGGACCATGCAACATTTCCTCTATAGTTTATGCATATTTTCTAAAACTTTTATGTCATTATCATTTCAATGATGTCAGACAATATCAGGATTGCCTCACTACTTTAATTCTTGTAGCTGATACCTATTGTATAGAAAAAATCGAAGAATTTCAAGTTCGCTACTACAACATTCTTGGTATTGCTTTTCAGTTATTAGGAGACCATAATGCCGCACGTATAGCATTCAAGCAGTCATTTGAGATATCACCTAGTCACATATTTAATACTTCTTATAAGAGACTCTCGTTAATGACATCATTGTAA